In one Cercospora beticola chromosome 1, complete sequence genomic region, the following are encoded:
- the STT3 gene encoding oligosaccharyl transferase stt3 subunit (BUSCO:EOG09260TVA~CAZy:GT66), whose translation MAAADSTTSLPGADFFLKGESGRNTRGLLRFLILLTIAAAAVAARLFSVIRFESIIHEFDPWFNFRATKYLVANGFYNFWDWFDDRTWHPLGRVTGGTLYPGLMVTSGVIYHILRFLTLPVDIRNICVLLAPGFSGLTAFASYLFTSEMSDSPSAGLLAAIFMGIAPGYISRSVAGSYDNEAIAIFLLVFTFYLWIKAVKVGSIMWAGLCALFYGYMVSAWGGYVFITNLLPLHAFVLILMGRFSPRLYVSYTTWYALGTLASMQIPFVGFLPVRSSDHMAALGIFGLIQLVAFAYYIRAQLPSKQFQTLLWASVFIVFGLAFGGLVLLTVSGTIAPWSGRFYSLWDTGYAKIHIPIIASVSEHQPTAWPAFFFDLNMLIWLFPAGVYMCFRTLKDEQVFVVIYAVLASYFAGVMVRLMLTLTPIVCVSAAIALSQILDTFLIASQPEEPAESKTNGSAKGPSKEKDTLASVLPEALRATKAPLVGIYSYLSKSLITGFITTYLLLFVLHCTWVTSNAYSSPSVVLASRLPDGSQHIIDDYREAYYWLRQNTKQDAKVMSWWDYGYQIGGMADRPTLVDNNTWNNTHIATVGKAMSSREEVSYPIMKQHEVDYVLVVFGGLLGYSGDDINKFLWMVRIAEGIWPDEVKERDFFTARGEYRVDEEATPTMKNSLMYKMSYYNYNSLFPAGQATDRVRGARLPATGPELSTLEEAFTSENWIIRIYKVKDYDNLGRSHQEAVAFDKGNKRKKAGKRKGPRVLRVD comes from the exons ATGGCAGCGGCCGACAGCACGACCTCCCTGCCAGGCGCCGACTTCTTCCTGAAGGGAGAAAGTGGGCGCAACACGCGAGGCCTGCTGCGATTCCTCATCCTGCTCACCATTGCCGCTGCAGCTGTCGCCGCTCGACTCTTCTCCGTCATCCGATTTGAGAGCATCATTCACGAAT TCGATCCGTGGTTCAACTTCCGCGCAACAAAATATCTCGTCGCCAATGGCTTCTACAACTTCTGGGATTGGTTTGACGACC GAACATGGCATCCTCTGGGTCGTGTCACCGGTGGCACGCTCTACCCAGGCCTCATGGTCACCTCCGGCGTCATCTACCACATCCTTCGATTCCTCACCCTTCCCGTCGACATTCGAAACATTTGCGTCTTGCTCGCACCCGGCTTCTCCGGCTTGACGGCATTCGCATCCTACCTCTTCACCTCCGAAATGAGCGACAGCCCCTCGGCCGGTCTTCTGGCAGCAATCTTCATGGGCATTGCACCTGGCTATATCAGCAGAAGTGTTGCGGGTTCATACGATAACGAGGCTAttgccatcttcctcctcgtcttcacctTCTACTTGTGGATCAAGGCAGTCAAAGTCGGTAGCATTATGTGGGCTGGACTTTGCGCACTGTTCTACGGATACATGGTCAGCGCTTGGGGTGGATACGTCTTCATCACAAACTTGCTGCCACTGCACGCGTTCGTTCTGATCCTCATGGGACGCTTCAGCCCGCGCTTGTACGTGAGCTACACAACTTGGTATGCTCTGGGCACGTTGGCCAGCATGCAGATTCCTTTCGTTGGATTCTTGCCGGTCAGGAGCAGTGACCACATGGCAGCCCTTGGAATCTTCGGCCTCATCCAGCTGGTTGCATTCGCCTACTACATCCGAGCTCAGCTCCCGTCGAAGCAGTTCCAGACGCTGCTCTGGGCTTCGGTCTTCATCGTGTTCGGTCTGGCATTTGGCGGCCTGGTCCTGCTTACAGTCTCGGGCACCATCGCACCATGGAGCGGACGTTTCTACTCACTTTGGGACACTGGCTACGCAAAGATTCACATTCCCATCATTGCATCGGTGTCTGAGCATCAGCCTACCGCGTGGccagctttcttcttcgatttgAACATGCTGATCTGGTTGTTTCCAGCTGGTGTCTACATGTGCTTCCGCACGCTCAAGGATGAGCAGGTCTTCGTTGTCATCTACGCGGTCCTGGCCAGCTACTTCGCCGGAGTCATGGTCCGTCTGATGCTCACGTTGACCCCAATTGTCTGTGTGTCAGCAGCCATTGCGCTCAGCCAGATCCTGGACACGTTCCTCATCGCTTCTCAACCTGAAGAGCCAGCTGAGTCAAAGACCAATGGTAGCGCCAAAGGACCttcgaaggagaaggacacGCTCGCTTCTGTCCTTCCCGAGGCACTCCGCGCCACGAAGGCCCCTCTGGTGGGTATCTACAGCTACCTGTCCAAGTCACTGATCACTGGATTCATCACCACTTATCTTCTCCTCTTTGTGCTCCACTGCACTTGGGTGACATCGAACGCATACTCCTCGCCATCCGTGGTGCTGGCCTCGAGGTTGCCCGATGGAAGCCAGCACATCATCGATGACTACCGTGAGGCTTACTACTGGTTGCGTCAAAACACCAAGCAGGACGCCAAGGTCATGAGTTGGTGGGATTATGGCTACCAGATTGGTGGTATGGCTGACAGGCCGACACTCGTCGACAACAACACTTGGAACAACACACACATTGCCACTGTTGGCAAGGCCATGTCGAGCAGAGAAGAGGTTTCTTATCCTATCATGAAGCAACATGAGGTTGACTACGTCTTGGTCGTCTTCGGTGGTCTTCTCGGATACTCTGGCGATGACATCAACAAGTTCTTGTGGATGGTCAGAATCGCAGAAG GTATCTGGCCGGACGAGGTCAAGGAACGTGATTTCTTCACCGCTCGTGGCGAGTACCGAGTTGATGAGGAGGCTACGCCAACAATGAAGAACTCGCTCATGTACAAGATGAGCTACTACAACTACAACTCCCTGTTCCCAGCAGGACAGGCCACTGACAGAGTACGTGGAGCTCGTTTGCCCGCAACCGGGCCAGAGCTTTCCACGCTCGAGGAAGCATTTACCAGTGAGAACTGGATCATCCGAATTTACAAGGTCAAGGACTATGACAACCTTGGCAGAAGTCACCAGGAAGCAGTTGCCTTTGACAAGGGCAACAAGAGAAAGAAAGCAGGCAAGCGCAAAGGACCGCGCGTCTTGCGGGTTGACTAG
- the TMA22 gene encoding Translation machinery-associated protein 22 (BUSCO:EOG092652NQ), with product MADTAPTSDLLPPRKVTYCGVCSLPPEYCEYGGTTKKCEEWLLKNAPTLHSQLYSEEALSQNLSTLSVDAQKRAEKDAQKKAAKAEAAEARDAEKRAASKITIKRVERNKRKYVTEISGLEAFGLELKKVAKEFGKKFATGSSVTKTASGGEEITVQGDVADDVAEWLAENHENIPEDNVEIVEDKKKKSSAA from the exons ATGGCCGACACAGCCCCAACCTCAGATCTACTGCCTCCCCGCAAGGTGACTTATTGCGGAGTCTGCTCTCTGCCTCCAGAA TACTGTGAATACGGCGGCACAACCAAGAAATGCGAAGAATGGCTGCTCAAAAACGCCCCAACCCTCCACTCCCAACTCTACTCCGAAGAAGCCCTCTCCCAAAACCTCAGCACCCTCTCAGTCGATGCCCAAAAGCGCGCCGAAAAAGACGCCCAAAAGAAAGCCGCAAAAGCCGAAGCAGCCGAAGCCCGCGATGCCGAAAAACGCGCCGCATCCAAAATCACCATCAAACGCGTCGAGCGCAACAAGCGGAAATATGTCACTGAGATCTCAGGTCTGGAAGCTTTCGGGCTCGAATTGAAGAAGGTCGCGAAAGAGTTTGGCAAAAAGTTCGCGACGGGGAGTAGTGTGACGAAGACGGCGAGTGGTGGGGAGGAAATTACTGTGCAGGGAGATGTGGCAGATGATGTTGCGGAGTGGTTGGCGGAGAATCATGAGAATATCCCGGAGGATAATgtggagattgtggaggataagaagaagaagagtagtgCGGCCTAG
- a CDS encoding uncharacterized protein (BUSCO:EOG092610LQ) has product MRRNSPLSGFGPNGFSADAPMIKRIDVGNDSDSDDEPPPAIKFSKVTQALLADAGVPSSPPRQPQGSDMPRFNRSTSAGTAGLDTPSRAPGLKVVRRSSPPTAHDQQGRGTTPQRVVHLGSSKGPTSAKRSTSVSGPYQYRTTKRDPTPETHVRPEIVTPAPAPRAIRVVTRSRAGSNASQDDPGQHVASASRPGSRNGFRAVPDTNERMNYRSDLARSTSTQIAPDATSRYGASTAARSRNISAEAAVPPGSTRIKRAPMTGSFLKSGPIRRGFKRRDSEENGSANEDAPHGSSSQPSAASYTPQDRSTPRLEDARSRSGSVNGRATSVEPVSVHDFAHRSQPSQESRPPSRQARPQFSRSHISNESGSASRQTSRDTSRNRQPSIERYQMRRQPSSQHMNGSTLGGQQRRPSVSHGPQEHPLEQNNGSRAPGYARANYRYDVPKPHGDAYEDQENMPPPTFRRNKDQDFKYLGKPTMSVMSDDEKPGRTHVEETPVVVSQQEPRRALGAISGNTPHRVAPAPPPKMSVLDAATATAGASTTKTRKKRNHIVVKGKIFTQMGRIGKGGSSEVYCVMAENYKTFALKRVKLEDCDETAVRGYKGEIDLLKKLTDVERVVRLYDWELNDEKKELFVLMEKGDTDFNRILTLRLNGTEARFDSVFTRYHWKEMLECVQAVHDHDIVHSDLKPANFLLVQGRLKLIDFGIANAIDTDNTCNVHRDSHVGTPNYMSPESITDTNASGRDEAGRPLKKDMRIGKASDVWSLGCILYQMAYGRPPFAHIGNQISRIMAITNPKHVIEFPEYGVGDAPIPSTLRGILRRCLNRDPGKRPLIKDMLSENDAYLNPEGTGNAVLMDEALLGQIINKVLDRCRDPNRGIPSADEAQLYPKSFMTKIREMQEGR; this is encoded by the coding sequence ATGCGTCGCAACTCGCCCTTGTCTGGCTTTGGGCCCAATGGCTTCTCAGCCGACGCGCCCATGATTAAACGAATCGATGTCGGGAACGATAGCGACTCTGACGACGAGCCTCCGCCGGCCATCAAGTTTTCGAAGGTCACACAGGCTTTGTTGGCAGATGCCGGCGtcccatcttctccaccacGACAACCACAAGGGAGCGACATGCCACGCTTCAATCGCTCGACAAGCGCTGGGACCGCCGGATTAGACACTCCTAGTAGGGCCCCTGGCCTCAAGGTTGTACGGCGGAGTTCTCCACCCACCGCCCATGACCAACAAGGTCGGGGCACCACACCTCAGAGGGTAGTGCATCTGGGCTCATCGAAGGGGCCGACATCCGCGAAACGGTCTACCAGCGTTTCCGGACCGTATCAGTACCGTACAACGAAACGAGACCCGACACCAGAGACACATGTTAGACCTGAGATTGTCACTCCAGCTCCCGCACCACGTGCGATCCGGGTCGTGACCCGTTCGAGGGCTGGAAGTAATGCATCACAGGACGACCCAGGACAGCACGTTGCTTCAGCTAGCAGGCCAGGCTCTCGTAATGGCTTCAGAGCCGTGCCAGATACGAATGAAAGAATGAACTACAGATCAGATTTAGCGCGCAGCACTTCGACTCAGATTGCACCGGATGCCACATCGCGATATGGGGcctccacagcagcaagatcgcGCAACATCTCGGCCGAAGCTGCAGTACCGCCTGGGTCGACACGAATAAAACGAGCGCCGATGACTGGCTCCTTTCTGAAAAGTGGACCGATACGCCGCGGCTTTAAACGCAGAGACAGCGAGGAGAACGGCTCTGCGAACGAAGATGCACCACATGGCTCTTCTTCTCAACCGAGTGCTGCATCGTACACTCCACAAGATCGAAGTACTCCTCGGCTAGAGGATGCCAGAAGCAGGAGCGGTAGCGTGAATGGTCGCGCGACCTCAGTAGAACCTGTCTCCGTACACGACTTTGCCCACCGCAGTCAGCCATCGCAAGAATCACGGCCGCCGTCTCGACAGGCACGGCCTCAGTTCTCACGAAGCCACATCAGCAACGAGTCAGGATCTGCTTCACGTCAGACAAGCCGCGACACATCTCGAAATAGGCAGCCCAGCATTGAGCGATATCAGATGCGTCGCCAACCGAGCAGTCAACACATGAATGGCTCTACACTGGGAGGCCAGCAACGGCGACCTAGTGTTAGTCACGGCCCACAGGAGCATCCTCTTGAACAGAATAATGGTTCCCGTGCCCCAGGCTACGCTCGTGCGAATTATCGATACGATGTACCAAAGCCCCACGGAGATGCGTACGAAGATCAAGAAAACATGCCTCCTCCTACCTTTCGGCGCAACAAGGACCAGGATTTCAAGTACCTGGGCAAGCCAACAATGTCCGTAATGTCAGATGATGAGAAGCCGGGACGAACGCACGTTGAGGAGACGCCAGTGGTAGTGTCTCAGCAGGAGCCACGACGAGCATTAGGCGCCATCAGTGGCAATACACCTCATCGAGTCGCACCTGCGCCACCGCCAAAAATGAGTGTGCTGGACGCTGCGACGGCCACTGCCGGTGCCAGCACGAccaagacgaggaagaaacgTAACCATATCGTGGTCAAGGGCAAGATCTTCACGCAGATGGGCAGGATCGGTAAGGGCGGCTCCAGCGAAGTTTACTGTGTGATGGCAGAGAACTATAAGACATTCGCGCTGAAGCGCGTGAAGTTGGAAGACTGCGACGAGACAGCCGTACGTGGTTACAAGGGCGAAATTGACCTTCTGAAGAAGCTTACCGACGTCGAGCGTGTGGTGCGTCTTTACGACTGGGAGCTTAatgacgagaagaaggagctctTCGTTCTCATGGAGAAGGGCGACACGGACTTCAATCGCATTTTGACGCTTCGATTGAACGGCACCGAGGCTCGGTTTGACAGTGTCTTCACACGCTATCACTGGAAGGAGATGCTGGAGTGCGTTCAAGCTGTCCACGACCACGACATTGTCCACTCCGACCTGAAACCTGCGAACTTTCTGCTCGTCCAAGGGCGGCTAAAGCTGATCGACTTCGGGATAGCGAATGCCATCGACACCGACAACACCTGCAATGTACACCGAGATTCCCATGTGGGCACGCCCAATTATATGTCACCCGAGAGTATCACCGATACCAACGCATCCGGCAGAGATGAAGCAGGAAGGCCACTGAAGAAAGACATGCGTATTGGCAAAGCGTCAGATGTCTGGAGTTTGGGATGCATCTTATATCAAATGGCATACGGCAGACCACCTTTTGCGCATATTGGGAACCAGATCTCCCGAATCATGGCGATTACGAATCCGAAACATGTTATCGAATTCCCTGAATACGGAGTCGGCGATGCTCCTATCCCTTCTACGCTGCGAGGCATCCTACGGAGATGCCTTAATCGAGACCCCGGGAAGAGACCTCTCATCAAGGACATGCTTTCGGAGAATGATGCCTACCTCAATCCTGAAGGCACCGGCAATGCTGTTCTTATGGACGAGGCACTGCTTGGCCAGATAATCAATAAGGTCCTTGACCGTTGTCGGGACCCTAATCGCGGGATACCGAGTGCGGATGAAGCACAATTATACCCGAAGAGTTTTATGACCAAGATTCGGGAAATGCAAGAGGGACGATGA
- a CDS encoding uncharacterized protein (BUSCO:EOG09264DMU), translating into MPITRGDKKAILVGISGVSSSGKTTLARILRDIFPRAFILHEDDFYKTDEQIPIHPEHKIADWDCLESINLPAFEKALKHIRDNGLSPPDFTSKEDTNSVGEVEVDKALIEDLKWKASKWMFADAPSIAIIDGFLLYSEGMKQVRDLFDVKLFLRTDYQTAKARREARTGYVTIEGFWEDPPGYVDKIVWPNYVKDHAFMFKDGNVEGTLDDRVLKDLDIKTMPDEAPADMTSFVKWAYDVFEEALQDFTMPRD; encoded by the coding sequence ATGCCAATAACTCGTGGTGACAAGAAGGCCATTCTCGTTGGCATCTCAGGCGTATCATCTTCAGGCAAGACAACACTAGCACGGATATTGCGGGACATCTTCCCTCGAGCTTTCATTCTTCACGAGGATGATTTTTACAAGACGGATGAGCAGATTCCCATCCATCCAGAACATAAAATCGCAGACTGGGATTGTCTGGAATCCATCAACCTTCCAGCTTTCGAGAAGGCTCTGAAACACATTCGCGACAACGGCCTATCGCCACCAGATTTCACGTCGAAAGAAGACACAAATTCTGTTGGCGAAGTCGAAGTGGATAAAGCACTGATTGAAGATCTCAAATGGAAAGCGAGCAAATGGATGTTTGCCGATGCTCCATCTATAGCAATCATCGACGGCTTTCTATTATATTCGGAAGGCATGAAGCAGGTCAGGGATCTGTTCGATGTCAAGCTGTTCTTGCGAACAGACTACCAAACCGCGAAAGCGAGACGAGAAGCTCGCACTGGTTATGTTACAATCGAGGGCTTCTGGGAAGATCCTCCCGGGTACGTGGACAAGATCGTCTGGCCTAATTACGTCAAGGACCATGCATTTATGTTCAAGGACGGCAACGTGGAGGGCACTTTGGATGATCGGGTGCTCAAAGACCTCGACATAAAAACCATGCCTGACGAGGCTCCAGCAGATATGACGTCGTTCGTTAAGTGGGCTTACGATGTCTTTGAAGAAGCCCTGCAGGATTTCACTATGCCTCGCGACTGA